One genomic segment of Stigmatopora argus isolate UIUO_Sarg chromosome 18, RoL_Sarg_1.0, whole genome shotgun sequence includes these proteins:
- the srsf2a gene encoding serine and arginine rich splicing factor 2a, whose translation MSYGRPPPDVEGMTSLKVDNLTYRTSPETLRRVFEKYGRVGDVYIPRDRYTKESRGFAFVRFLDKRDAEDAMDAMDGALLDGRELRVQMARYGRPPDSMQSRRGGPPRRRSASPRRRRRSRSRSGSRSRGRRYSRSRSRSYSRSRSRSKSKSRTPRRSKSKSKSPSRSRSRTPASNRGSRSRSKSKSKSRPKSPEDNDAEP comes from the exons ATGAGTTACGGTAGGCCGCCGCCAGACGTGGAGGGGATGACCTCCCTCAAAGTGGACAACCTAACCTACCGCACCTCGCCGGAGACCCTACGCCGCGTGTTCGAGAAGTACGGCCGCGTGGGCGACGTGTACATCCCGCGGGACAGGTACACCAAGGAGAGCCGCGGCTTCGCATTCGTACGCTTCCTGGACAAGCGCGACGCCGAGGACGCAATGGACGCCATGGACGGAGCGCTGCTCGACGGCCGCGAGCTCCGCGTGCAGATGGCCCGCTACGGCCGGCCGCCTGACTCCATGCAATCCCGTCGAGGAGGTCCGCCGAGACG ACGTTCCGCGAGCCCTCGCCGTCGAAGACGCAGCCGTTCCAGGAGCGGCTCCCGATCCAGGGGTCGCCGCTACTCCCGCTCCAGGTCCCGCTCCTACTCCCGGTCGAGGTCCCGCTCCAAGTCCAAATCCAGGACCCCGAGGCGAAGCAAGTCAAAGTCCAAGTCCCCCTCTCGATCCAGGAGCCGGACCCCGGCCTCCAACCGTGGCTCCAGATCCAGGTCCAAGTCCAAGAGCAAGAGCCGACCCAAGTCTCCCGAGGACAACGACGCGGAGCCTTAA
- the LOC144093220 gene encoding uncharacterized protein LOC144093220, with product MDWAFILPAVIFTLLALVVATSLLDGSSQSALTERYPASPSSDAGKGHPSAVLQNGHIAESKCEKGATSAGDDWCQMSGSAHDHWELVKSEESRPHAASEESAAPAEVTATVAAPAEVSSSSSATVAAPADGSSSSSASSLSVPRPDSRHTSFDSSSEASSGRGRRSFIGLSEQELLKCAFSDPQTDGDAESPEVNDKSEFLANDSLKYLPGKSRSHHMEMMMSQEELEEEQRVQQEQLAAIFQLLKDNTETFGDVSEGDMEEQLRLYSI from the exons ATGGATTGGGCTTTTATTTTGCCGGCCGTCATTTTCACGCTGCTCGCGCTGGTGGTCGCGACGTCGCTGCTGGACGGCTCGAGCCAGTCGGCTTTGACAGAGCGTTACCCGGCGAGTCCCAGCTCGGACGCCGGGAAAGGACACCCGTCGGCGGTCCTGCAGAACGGCCACATAGCGGAAAGCAAATGCGAGAAAGGGGCCACTTCGGCGGGGGACGACTGGTGCCAGATGAGCGGCAGCGCCCACGACCACTGGGAGCTGGTCAAATCG GAGGAGTCGCGACCCCACGCCGCCAGCGAGGAGTCGGCGGCCCCGGCCGAGGTCACCGCGACGGTGGCGGCCCCGGCCGAGGTCTCCTCGTCCTCGTCGGCGACGGTGGCGGCCCCCGCCGATGGCTCCTCGTCCTCGTCGGCGTCCAGCCTGTCGGTGCCGCGGCCCGATTCCAGGCACACCAGCTTCGACTCGTCGTCCGAGGCGTCGTCGGGGCGCGGGCGGCGCTCCTTCATCGGGCTCTCTGAACAGGAGCTCCTAAAGTGTGCTTTCTCTGACCCCCAGACCGACGGAGACGCAGAGAGCCCGGAGGTCAACG ATAAATCGGAGTTCCTGGCGAACGATTCCTTGAAGTACCTCCCCGGAAAGTCGCGCTCCCATCACATGGAGATGATGATGTCCCAAGAGGAGCTGGAAGAAGAGCAGAG GGTGCAGCAGGAACAGCTGGCCGCCATCTTCCAGCTGTTGAAGGACAACACGGAGACGTTCGGCGACGTCTCCGAGGGCGACATGGAGGAGCAGCTGCGTCTCTACTCCATCTGA